The Chryseobacterium oranimense genome contains the following window.
GCTGTTTTTTATGGCAGCTGCCATTTTCTTGTCCTTTTATGCTAAAAAGATAAATGAAGTATTTTATTTTTCGGCTTATATTGTATTTTTTATCATGTTTAGCTTCGTGCTGGAAAAGTATCTGTATTTTGGGATTGGCTTTCAGGATAATTTTTTTCCCACAACTTACCTGGCAGCTTGTCTTCCTTTTAGTATAATTGGTTACTGCTTCTCGGTTAAAAGAGAATTGGAGAGGGAAGTTCTTAATTAATGTAAAATATGATGAGAACAGATAAAGAAATAATGTTTACATAGGATTTCTTGGATAGGTATAAAAAAAAGCTTCTCATCGAGAAGCTTTTTCTTATTTTTTTCTGGTGAAATTTTTATTCTTAGGTTTTTTAAATCCTGTAGTAGGCGTACTGCCTGCTGGCTTATTGTTATTCTGAGGTTTCGGAGATCTCGAAGATCTTCTTTCGCCACCGCCAGCTGCCATAGGTTTGTTATTGGAATCCCTTTTCTGAGCAACCAGATTATCGGTATGGAAAGGATGATCCTTTACCACAGGAATTTTCTTCCCGATCAGTTTTTCAGTATTTCTCAGGTTCAGAAGATCAAGGCCATCTACAAAAGAGATTGAAGATCCTTCTGCTCCTGCTCTTCCTGTTCTTCCGATTCTGTGAACATATGTTTCGGAAACGTCGGAAAGTTCGAAATTAATGACATATTTAAGCTCATCGATATCAATACCTCTTGCAGCGATGTCTGTGGCTACCAGAATCCTTGTTTTTCCGGACTTAAAATTATTCAGGGCATTCTGCCTTGCATTCTGCGATTTGTTCCCGTGAATGGCTTCTGCTGAGATATTGTCTTTCTGAAGCTTTCTGGCGATTTTATCTGCACCGTGTTTCGTTCTGGAAAATACCAGTACGGAATCTGCAATATCATTCTCCAGAATATGAGAAAGAAGGTTCAGCTTATTTTCCTTATCTACAAAATAAACTGACTGCTTAATCGTTTCTGCGGTAGAAGAAACCGGGGTAACTTCTACTTTCACAGGATTGTTCAGGATAGAATCTGCCAGTTTCTGGATTTCGGAAGGCATTGTTGCTGAAAAGAATAAGGTCTGTCTTCTTTGTGGAAGAAGCTTGATCACTCTTTTTACGTCATGAACAAAGCCCATATCAAGCATTCTGTCTGCTTCATCAAGAACAAAGATTTCGATGTTTTTCAGGCTGATAATTCCCTGGGCGATAAAATCCAGAAGTCTTCCAGGGGTTGCTACCAGGATATCAATTCCTTTTCTTAAGGCTGCTTCCTGATTTCCCTGCTTTACACCTCCGAAAATTACAAGTTGTTTAAGCGGAAGGTATTTTCCGTAGGCATTAATGTTTTCCTCGATCTGGATGGCAAGTTCTCTTGTCGGCGTTAAGATCAGGGCTTTTATATGATTATTTTTGGTTTTGCTTTTTGATAAGTTCTGAAGAATAGGAATTGCAAACGCCGCTGTTTTTCCTGTTCCTGTCTGTGCGCACCCTAAAAAGTCACTTCCTTTTAGGATTTCAGGGATAGATCTTTCCTGAATGGGTGTTGGGTTGGTATATCCCTGTTCCTGAATTGCCTTTGCAATAGGTTCTATTAAGTTTAGGTCTGTAAAATTCAAATGAATGTTTTTTAATTTTAAAATAAAATTCCCTCAATGTGAAGGAATTATAGGATACAAAGGTAGTCTAAATATTTTTAAACGGATTATTTTACTTTTGTCCACTGCTGGTTGTGTCTCAGTTCTTCAATGAAGGTATAGACTTCTCTCAGTTTTTCGCTTCCGTTTTTGCCGTAATCTTCTACATTTTTGGCGGTTCCGTCTGTAAAATTAATTCTCAGGTATGAAGTGGGAAGGTCTGTTACGTTTCTTGATCCGTATTTGTCTTTCAGGTTTTTAACGTCAAGGCTGTTCAGCAAAGTAACCAGTTTATTGTAATCTGCTTCTTTGATTGTAGCTTTAAAAGTCCCTTCACGAGGCTTGGAAAATTCACCTTTCGAAAAATCTTTGGAGAAGTTGAAATGTTCAGCCTCAAGCACAGCTGTCCTGTCAGGATTGATTATCATGGTAAAAATAGGGCACGATCCAAAACATGCACCTGCTTCATATTCAATTTTAGAATATTTTGAATTCGTTTTCTGTGTTGTACAGGAAAATAAGAATATAAATGCACAAAGGCTGAGTATGTATTTCATAACGGATGATTTTCCCTGATTTCTTTCAAGAATTATTCCAAACGGAAACAGTTCAGGCGTTGTTGGTTATTCCAGCGATGAAACACAGCAGCCTTTAGTAAATGACAATCTTAAAAGAACAGATTCGATATCCATTGATTCATAATACTTTGTTCTTTTTTTATCCTTATTATAATAAGAATAGTTTTTTATTTCGCCTTTGTCAAAAGCTATTTTGTTTTTGAAGAACAACGGTTCCATGTCATACAGGATATTATTGTTGAAACCTTGGTCGCTGTTGGTAATATCCAGCTCAATGATTCCTAAATTCGTTCTTCCTTTATCATTACGGATAAGATGGTAGGTATAATGAACAAGATCATTGTCTGCTTTCTTTTCAACCAGTTCCAGAATCTGGTCTGTTTTGGGCTTTTTCCTTTTCCTGATATCGGCAATTTCAGATTCCAGAGGAATATCACCTTTGAAATAATCAAAATTTCCCGGTCTGATATCTTTTTTCTCATCTTTAATCAAAACAGGGAGAACCGGATTGGTATCCTTGTTTAAATTGTAAATGATACCATTTCTGCTGTTGTTAAAATACAGAACAGATAGATCGGCATCACTTATAAAATACTGGATGTCTTCACTCACCTCATTAGTTGTGCCCTGATCTGTAACTTTATCGTAGGTAAATCTGTACTTTAACCTTTTATTAAATTCATACTTAAAAAACGCCTTATCATTTAAAGGCGCCGGTTCATTTATTTTGGATGGTTCAAAAGATGAATCGCTGTCCTGGGCATACACCAGGGCAGGCAGAAGAAATGAAACAAAAATAACAGCGGGTGCTGTTATTTTTTTTAATGAGTGTATCATCTTTATCCGTGAAGTTTTTTCCAGACTGCGTCTTTTAGTTCTACAAGGCCTTCTCCGGTGACGCCGGAGAAAAATAGTGGCTGTCTGTTTTCCGGAAATTCTTTGGCAATTTCTTTTTTCAGCTCTTCATCCAGAAGGTCAGATTTTGAAATAGAAACAATGAAATCTTTATCCAGAAGTTCGGGATTATATTCCTTCAATTCATTTTCCAGAATTTTAAATTCCTGGAAATGGCTTTCAGAATCGGCCGGAATTAAAAATAATAAGATGGAATTTCTTTCAATATGTCTTAAGAACCTGTGTCCTAAACCTTTTCCTTCAGCAGCCCCTTCAATGATCCCCGGAATATCAGCCATTACAAATGATTTGTAATTTCTGTAGTCCACAATACCAAGGTTGGGAGTCAGCGTTGTAAATGCGTAATTGGCGATTTTAGGTTTTGCGGCAGAAACAGAAGCAAGAAGGGTAGATTTTCCGGCATTTGGAAAGCCAACTAAACCTACATCAGCTAAAATTTTAAGCTCGAAAACGACAAAACCTTCCTCACCATCCATTCCAGGCTGGGCATATCTTGGAGTCTGATTGGTAGATGATTTGAAATGCTCATTTCCTTTTCCTCCTTTTCCTCCCTGCATTAAAATAATCTCCTGCTTGTCTTCAAGGATTTCGCCGATAATTTCTCCTTCTTCATTTTTAGCGATCGTCCCAATCGGAACATCGATATAAATATCGTCACCGTCAGCACCGGTCAGCTGGTTTTTAGCTCCGTTTTCACCACGTTCCGCTTTGATGTGGCGGGTGTATCGGAGTGGAAGTAAAGTCCATTCCTGAGCATTTCCTCTCATGATGACGTGTCCGCCGCGACCGCCGTCACCACCGTCAGGACCTCCTTTAGGAATATATTTTTCACGGCGAAGGTGGGCAGAACCGGCACCTCCGTGTCCGCTTTTACAATGGATTTTTACGTAATCTACAAAGTTAGACATATAGTTTGTGTTGCGAGTTGCGGGTCCAAAAACTGGCATCCCGTATCTCGATTATTTTATTTTTTCTACTTCAGCAAAAAGTTTTTGGGAAATTTCATCAATTTCTCCTACGCCGTTTACTTCAACATATTTTCCCTGTTGCTTGTAAAGTTCCGCTACTTCTGCTGTTTTTGTATAATATTCTTTAATTCTGTTTTCAATGATCTCTACATTGCTGTCATCAGATCTTCCGCTGGTTTCACCTCTTTTAAGAAGTCTTTCCACTAAAATCTTGTCTTCTACCACCAATGAAAGGCAGATATCGATTTTGTCATTCAGTTCTTCTTTAACAATTTTTTCCAGTGCCTGCGTCTGTGCAGTTGTTCTTGGGTAGCCGTCAAAGATAAATCCGTTGGTATCCGTTGGTTTTCTGAGCTCATCGATCAGCATATCCGTTGTTACCTGATCAGGAACCAGTTCTCCCTTATCGATGTAGGACTTAGCCAGTTTTCCAAGCTCTGTATCATTTTTCATGTTGTATCTGAAAAGATCACCTGTTGAAATCTGTTTTAAATTGAATTTTTCGATCAGGTTTTGAGCTTGTGTTCCTTTTCCACTTCCTGGAGGGCCGAACAGAACAATGTTTATCATAATGTTGATTCGCTTGCAGCCTTTAGCAATAAGCTTTCAGCCTTTAGCTTTTTTAGTTAATATTTACTTTATTTCGATTTTAATATTTAAAGCTAATGGCTAGTAGCCAAAAGCTAATAGCAGTAATTAATGGTTGATTTGTCCTTCTTCCAGCTGATATAGGTTTGAAAGGTTTCTTCCCAGTTCATCATAATCAAGACCGTACCCAAGAACAAATTTGTTCGGAATTTCTTTTCCGATATAATCCAGCTTGAAATCTTTTTTGTAAACATCAGGCTTTAATAGGAATGAAGCCAGTTTTACAGATTTAGGACGCTGTGTTTCTGTGAAATATTTGAACAGGCTTTCAACCGTGTTTCCTGTATCTACAATATCTTCTACAAGGATGATGTGACGGTCTCTCACGTCTTTTGTCAGTTCCATTTTCTGGTAAACAATCCCTGTAGATTCTGTTCCTACATAAGAGCTCATTTGGATGAAAGCAATCTCGCATTCGCCCGGATAATATTTCAGAAGGTCTGAGAAGAACATGATTACTCCGTTCAGAACACCTATGAAAACAGGAACTTCATCCTTGTAATCTTCATAAATTCTTAAAGCTGTTTCTTTTACAATTTCCTGAATTTCGGCGTCCTTCAGATAAGGAACGAAAGTTTTGTCGTGAACTTTAATGCTTTCCATAAAAAATTTTAGTAGTCGGCAAAGTTACGGATTTTTGATTAAAATCTTTTCTACTTTTATTCCGGATTTAATAAATATACAGTTTAAAAAATACATCCTGAGATAATTCACAGTGCTTCTGTCTAGTAATTCCGGGAAAACTTAGTCCTGCAGGTGTTTTGTGAACAGAAAATACTGCTTCCGGAAATTTTTACCGTTATAAAAATATCAGTTTTTCTGATATTTCCTTTTATTTCTTATATGAAGATTTTATTTTTTTTATTTGAAAAAAATGAATAATTAATAATTTACTATCTTTGTCTCTCCAAAACCCATAATACGAGCATGTAGAATTCAATTTCTTTCCGATTTTATCAAACAGTAACCGATGTGTTGCTGATGTTTAACTATTACTTAAGAAAGAAATAATGATTTTACTACAAAATATATCCTTCGGGTTTCCGGGAGGAAATCTCCTTTTCCATTCGGTCAATTTAACTTTACAAACCCATACAAAATCTGCATTAGCCGGAAGCAACGGCATTGGTAAATCCACACTCCTGAAGATCATAGCCCAGGAAATTCAGCCTTCAGAAGGGACTGTTACCGTTAAAGGTGATCTGTACTTTGTTCCACAGATGTTCGGGAACTTTAACGATTATACCGTAGCAGAATGTCTTGCCATCGACAAAAAGCTGAATGCCCTCCAAAAAATTACAAGCGGCGAAGTGAATGAAGCGTATTTTGATATTTTAAATGATGACTGGGACATAGAGGAACGCTGCCGCAATGCACTGAATGACTGGAAGCTTGAAGATCTGGAATTGGATCAAAAATTGGAAACCCTCAGCGGAGGGCAGAAAACAAAAGTTTTTCTGGCAGGGATTCAGATCAATCAGCCGGATATTATCATACTGGATGAGCCTACGAATCATCTTGATCTGGATGGAAGGAGACTGCTGTATGATTTTATTGAAAAAACAAATTCAACTGTTGTCATGGTGAGCCACGACAGAAGTTTACTGAATCTTGTTGATACCCTATTTGAATTAAGCAATCAGGGAATCTCTGTTTATGGCGGGAATTATGATTTTTATGCTGAACAGAAAGAAGTAGAGCAGGAGGCATTGTACAATGATATCCATGCTAAAGAAAGAGCCCTGAAAAAAGCAAAAGAAAAAGAAAGGGAAACAATAGAACGAAAGCAAAAGCTGGATGCAAGGGGAAAGCAGAAGCAGGAAAAATCCGGAGTAGCTAGAATTATGATGAATACGCTAAAGAATAATGCGGAGAAAAATACCTCCCGGTTGAAAGGTATTCACGCTGAAAAGATAAGCAGTATTTCAGGAGACCTTCGGGAACTTCGTTCTTCTTTGAAAAATGCTGATCAGATGAAAGCCCGTTTTAATGACTCCGATTTACATTATGGAAAAATCCTGATCAATGCGGAAAATATTAATTTCAGGTATAAAAATATAAATCTTTGGAGTGAGAATATAAATATTGAGATCCGGAGCGGAGAACGGATTTCTGTCAAAGGTTCCAATGGTTCCGGAAAAACTACACTTATAAGATTGCTGCTGGGAAACATAGTGCCTTCAGAAGGGAAAATAAATAGAGCAGAATTCAAGAGTATTTATATTGATCAGGAATATTCCCTGATTGGCCGGGAAATCAAGGTTTATGATTTTGTCCAGCAGTTTAATGACGGTGCAATGCCGGAATCTGAAGTGAAAACTTTGTTGTCCAGATTTTTGTTTGGCAAGGATACCTGGGATAAAAACTGCGGAATACTGAGCGGAGGAGAACGTCTGAGGCTTTTGCTGTGCGGACTCTCCATTAGCAGTAAAGCACCTGATATGATTATCCTGGATGAACCAACAAATAATTTAGACCTGCAGAATGTGGAAATTCTAACGAATTCAATTAAAGAATATAAAGGAACATTGCTTGTGATTTCACACGATGAAAGCTTTCTCGATGAGATTGGGGTGGAAAGGGAGATTATTTTAAGTCAATGATGAAACGTCATTTATTGAGATTTAAAATTTTTCTGATATAATGTATTTATCTT
Protein-coding sequences here:
- a CDS encoding DEAD/DEAH box helicase, with protein sequence MNFTDLNLIEPIAKAIQEQGYTNPTPIQERSIPEILKGSDFLGCAQTGTGKTAAFAIPILQNLSKSKTKNNHIKALILTPTRELAIQIEENINAYGKYLPLKQLVIFGGVKQGNQEAALRKGIDILVATPGRLLDFIAQGIISLKNIEIFVLDEADRMLDMGFVHDVKRVIKLLPQRRQTLFFSATMPSEIQKLADSILNNPVKVEVTPVSSTAETIKQSVYFVDKENKLNLLSHILENDIADSVLVFSRTKHGADKIARKLQKDNISAEAIHGNKSQNARQNALNNFKSGKTRILVATDIAARGIDIDELKYVINFELSDVSETYVHRIGRTGRAGAEGSSISFVDGLDLLNLRNTEKLIGKKIPVVKDHPFHTDNLVAQKRDSNNKPMAAGGGERRSSRSPKPQNNNKPAGSTPTTGFKKPKNKNFTRKK
- a CDS encoding DUF6438 domain-containing protein; its protein translation is MKYILSLCAFIFLFSCTTQKTNSKYSKIEYEAGACFGSCPIFTMIINPDRTAVLEAEHFNFSKDFSKGEFSKPREGTFKATIKEADYNKLVTLLNSLDVKNLKDKYGSRNVTDLPTSYLRINFTDGTAKNVEDYGKNGSEKLREVYTFIEELRHNQQWTKVK
- the obgE gene encoding GTPase ObgE — translated: MSNFVDYVKIHCKSGHGGAGSAHLRREKYIPKGGPDGGDGGRGGHVIMRGNAQEWTLLPLRYTRHIKAERGENGAKNQLTGADGDDIYIDVPIGTIAKNEEGEIIGEILEDKQEIILMQGGKGGKGNEHFKSSTNQTPRYAQPGMDGEEGFVVFELKILADVGLVGFPNAGKSTLLASVSAAKPKIANYAFTTLTPNLGIVDYRNYKSFVMADIPGIIEGAAEGKGLGHRFLRHIERNSILLFLIPADSESHFQEFKILENELKEYNPELLDKDFIVSISKSDLLDEELKKEIAKEFPENRQPLFFSGVTGEGLVELKDAVWKKLHG
- a CDS encoding adenylate kinase, which translates into the protein MINIVLFGPPGSGKGTQAQNLIEKFNLKQISTGDLFRYNMKNDTELGKLAKSYIDKGELVPDQVTTDMLIDELRKPTDTNGFIFDGYPRTTAQTQALEKIVKEELNDKIDICLSLVVEDKILVERLLKRGETSGRSDDSNVEIIENRIKEYYTKTAEVAELYKQQGKYVEVNGVGEIDEISQKLFAEVEKIK
- a CDS encoding phosphoribosyltransferase encodes the protein MESIKVHDKTFVPYLKDAEIQEIVKETALRIYEDYKDEVPVFIGVLNGVIMFFSDLLKYYPGECEIAFIQMSSYVGTESTGIVYQKMELTKDVRDRHIILVEDIVDTGNTVESLFKYFTETQRPKSVKLASFLLKPDVYKKDFKLDYIGKEIPNKFVLGYGLDYDELGRNLSNLYQLEEGQINH
- a CDS encoding ABC-F family ATP-binding cassette domain-containing protein, coding for MILLQNISFGFPGGNLLFHSVNLTLQTHTKSALAGSNGIGKSTLLKIIAQEIQPSEGTVTVKGDLYFVPQMFGNFNDYTVAECLAIDKKLNALQKITSGEVNEAYFDILNDDWDIEERCRNALNDWKLEDLELDQKLETLSGGQKTKVFLAGIQINQPDIIILDEPTNHLDLDGRRLLYDFIEKTNSTVVMVSHDRSLLNLVDTLFELSNQGISVYGGNYDFYAEQKEVEQEALYNDIHAKERALKKAKEKERETIERKQKLDARGKQKQEKSGVARIMMNTLKNNAEKNTSRLKGIHAEKISSISGDLRELRSSLKNADQMKARFNDSDLHYGKILINAENINFRYKNINLWSENINIEIRSGERISVKGSNGSGKTTLIRLLLGNIVPSEGKINRAEFKSIYIDQEYSLIGREIKVYDFVQQFNDGAMPESEVKTLLSRFLFGKDTWDKNCGILSGGERLRLLLCGLSISSKAPDMIILDEPTNNLDLQNVEILTNSIKEYKGTLLVISHDESFLDEIGVEREIILSQ